In Rhodococcus pseudokoreensis, the DNA window GATGCTCGGTTACCCGACCGACGCGGGCACTCCCGTGTTCGACGAGAAGCACTACGCGCCGCAGGGCTGGCAGGTGCTCACCGGCGGCTGGCTCGAGGACAACCCCGGCTACGGGCTGGTGGTGCATCCGCCGATCGGGAAACAGCTGATCGCGATGGGCGAGGCCATCTTCGGCTACAACGGCTGGGGCTGGCGGTTCGCCTCGGCCATGGCGGGCACGATTCTGGTTCTGCTGGTGATCCGGATCGTCCGCCGGCTCACGCGGTCCACTCTGATCGGCGGTCTCGCCGGGATCCTGCTGGTCGCGGACGGGGTGACGTTCGTCTCGTCCCGGCTCGGCATGCTCGACATCTTCCTGGCGCTGTTCGCGGTGGCGGCGCTCGGCTGCCTGATCGTGGACCGCGACCAGGTCCGCGAGCGGATGGCCCGGGTGTACGCCGAGGGCCGGATCGGCGACAGCGAGTGGGGTCCGCGGCTCGGTGCGCGCTGGTGGCGGTTCGGCGCCGGGATCATGCTGGGTCTGGCGTGCGGCACCAAATGGTCGGGCGTCTACTTCATCGTGTTCTTCGGGCTGCTCAGCGTCGCCTTCGATGTGGCGGCCCGGCGCGCCTACGGGGTGCGCCGCCCGTGGTTCGGCGCCGGCGTCCGCGACGTCGGCCCCGCGCTGTACGCGCTCGTCGTCGTGCCGCTGTTCGTGTACCTCGCCAGCTACTGGGCGTGGTTCGCCAGCGAGACCGGTGTGGACCGGCATGCCGTGGGCAACGAGATCGGGACCGGCGGCACGTGGTCGTTCGTGCCGGCAGCGCTGCGGTCGCTGTGGTACTACAGCGGCAACGTCCTCCAGTTTCACGCGGGCCTCACCAATTCGGCGGGCAATCATCACCCGTGGGAGTCGAAGCCGTGGACGTGGCCGATGGGTCTGCGTCCGATGCTGTACTACTTCGCCGAGGGCGATCACGTCACCGGCTGCGGGGCGTCGAGTTGCGTCAAGGCCGTCATGCTCATCGGGACGCCCGCCATGTGGTGGCTGGCACTGCCGATGCTCGCGTGGGCCCTGTGGCAGTCCGTGGTGCGGAAGGACTGGCGGTACGCCACCGTCCTCACCGGCTACGGCGCCGCGTTCCTGCCGTGGCTCACCACCCTGGACCGCCAGATGTACTACTTCTACGCGGTGGCGCTGGCGCCGTTCATGGTGATGGGTTTCGCGCTGGTGCTGGGTGACGTCCTGGGAAGCGCGCGGGCGTCGTTCGAGCGCCGCACCACCGGCCTGCTCGCCGTCTGCCTGTATGTGGGGCTCGTGGTCGCCAACTTCATCTGGTTGTGGCCGATCCTCACCGCCGTCCCGATCACCCCGGAGACGTGGCAGCACCAGCTGTGGCTGCCCAGCTGGCGCTGACGCCGTAGACGAGTCGAGCCGTCCGGGTCCCGTGGGACCCGGACGGCTCGCAGACTGTTCCTCTAGCGGGACGAGATCCGGTCGCGACGACGCTTCGCCGCCACTCTCCGCATCTCCCTCCGCATTTCCCGGCCGTCGACGATCATCTGGTCCCGGGACAGATCCTTGTACAGCGAGAAGCACAACCCGATCATCACGATGACGAACGGAGCCGCGGCGATGATCGTCATCGTCTGCAGTCCGTCCAGTGCGGTGTCGCCGCCGGTCCACAGGATCAGCGCGGCCACGCCACCGGTGAGCACACCCCAGAACACGACCACCCAGCGCTGCGGTTCCAGCGAACCGCGCTGCGACAGGGTGCCCATCACCATCGAGGCGGCGTCTGCGCCGGAGACGAAGAAGATCCCGACGAGGACCATCACCAGGACGGTCGTGATGCCGGTGAGCGGCAGGTGGTTGAGCATCCCGAACAGCTGCCCCTCCTGGGTGTCCTGCCCGGCGAGGTCGATTCCGTCACGCTGCTCGTTGATTCCCGCACCG includes these proteins:
- a CDS encoding dolichyl-phosphate-mannose--protein mannosyltransferase → MLTDERPTPSARQPSLVGPAPLVPPPDFGPVDRARGWVVTLFVAAIAAITRFTMLGYPTDAGTPVFDEKHYAPQGWQVLTGGWLEDNPGYGLVVHPPIGKQLIAMGEAIFGYNGWGWRFASAMAGTILVLLVIRIVRRLTRSTLIGGLAGILLVADGVTFVSSRLGMLDIFLALFAVAALGCLIVDRDQVRERMARVYAEGRIGDSEWGPRLGARWWRFGAGIMLGLACGTKWSGVYFIVFFGLLSVAFDVAARRAYGVRRPWFGAGVRDVGPALYALVVVPLFVYLASYWAWFASETGVDRHAVGNEIGTGGTWSFVPAALRSLWYYSGNVLQFHAGLTNSAGNHHPWESKPWTWPMGLRPMLYYFAEGDHVTGCGASSCVKAVMLIGTPAMWWLALPMLAWALWQSVVRKDWRYATVLTGYGAAFLPWLTTLDRQMYYFYAVALAPFMVMGFALVLGDVLGSARASFERRTTGLLAVCLYVGLVVANFIWLWPILTAVPITPETWQHQLWLPSWR